Proteins from a genomic interval of Rhodothermales bacterium:
- a CDS encoding S8 family serine peptidase: protein MRTAPIFLFLFALTLAGCADNMVSDKSRQAEQNFTLDAYTTADADKIRHRDKFRTKTAGKTAGMVGLIVETQKLVDRNKLVDRYKLVDRNKLVDRHKLVDRHRFDNVFYGLAIDIDETMLDTILTMMANDPEIIWVEPDLLMDVLANPRTQDTGTGQLMPWGIERVGGQKSTTASGDGSGSVTGPHVFVLDTGVRGRDLNLVESRNFSDEMTAEDHEGHGTHIAGTIGGMDNATDVVGVAPGVAMHSFKVLNNNGSADEAMTVKALDEVIGFKIANPATPVVVNLSLGADVGSTDPTALDIAVQAAIDAGVVVVVSAGNNGVEMSTVMPGRVPGAITVGSHDVFNRASQFSNYGPAVDIYAPGETILSLAPGLGGEVDLYLADGTSMATGHVTGAAALLLAEDPNMSPAQVQNALIATAEVRVLGAPAGTTDKGLWVGQLEMDEVDVPPFFQFAIASGNSLEMNGGVHIGVESSLSATMNASVYSSGDLKLSGQGNLVEGFGYHKGSLDGASNAFQPRYNPTNEPVHATVDEINMPYLVADNLEPLATKVHRDGLILSGTVSMGTCLAPEIWYVNGSVETEGTTTFSGFGIIVATGDIKISDDLFTAITGEESQIGLYTNGKVETTTRVDIAAQIFANGTPTFENGTRILGNIVTQGGVDFKGDAEVLYRPASPALTEPIWPVGNWDGSCPEINDSGEAPDLSVSNVTVDEAVGQARVELGLSFATSQHVTLDYSTQDGSAEAGRDYTSSNGTLTLQPGTNAWTLFVPITQDNVYEAGSESFTMAFTNGQHVNLPANPITVTISDDDPLPTIRAENGSVDEGEPTAVANIALSNPSQFPVSVAWETQSGTASSSGDYSHASGQVTIPAYQTKAQVSVDVHEDSQPEATETFKIAIANPEGASMGLALGTITLKDNEPAIRIGDQAADERDGSVTLDVTLTRASPYPVTAEFASSDGTAGTSEYAAVSGTLTFAPGETHKSIATSLTDNATPQHNRTFTVALGNVAHAHVDKGQATFTIRDDEPTVSVENTGNVDEGAGSMTFRVKLDRTGAYPVTVNFASVDGATTASAAVSGTDYDAASGQLTFQPGETEKLVAVGVLDNQLVQPDRQLTLALSGAQNAHTGSMSASGTIYDNEPRVSIHDASAVEGAGTMVFQVQLNNPSTQPVTVAYSTQSATATSGADFVAASSSMTIPTGQTSGTVSIGLLDDDDYEGDEVFAVIIDSATGAGVDDNAAAGQIQDNDAPPAPPAPPTTSVQVLDTFAATAFGGNDGSNNWASDWEEIGESDGVSSGRVRVVSSGNCQSGSCARLYSRWGNNRGLERTADLAGTSSATLTLYANKHKYRGQAALQVSNGGGWHTLSTFDSTGDLSFDITSYISGSTKVRVIQTANGSGGYLYIDNVEITAN from the coding sequence ATGCGCACCGCACCGATCTTCCTTTTTCTCTTCGCCCTCACCCTCGCGGGTTGTGCCGACAACATGGTGTCGGACAAGTCGCGCCAGGCGGAGCAGAATTTCACTCTGGACGCCTACACCACGGCCGACGCGGACAAGATTCGCCATCGCGACAAGTTCCGCACCAAGACCGCCGGCAAGACCGCGGGCATGGTGGGCCTCATCGTCGAGACCCAGAAGCTGGTTGACCGCAACAAGCTGGTCGACCGCTACAAGCTGGTTGACCGCAACAAGCTGGTCGATCGTCACAAGCTGGTGGACCGCCATCGTTTTGACAACGTGTTCTATGGCCTGGCCATCGACATCGATGAGACGATGCTGGATACTATCCTGACGATGATGGCCAATGATCCGGAGATCATCTGGGTCGAGCCTGACCTGCTCATGGATGTGTTGGCGAACCCGCGTACCCAGGACACCGGAACAGGCCAGCTCATGCCGTGGGGCATCGAGCGCGTCGGCGGCCAGAAATCCACCACAGCGTCAGGAGACGGATCCGGTTCGGTGACCGGCCCCCACGTATTCGTCCTGGATACCGGGGTGCGTGGTCGGGACCTGAACCTTGTCGAGAGCCGCAACTTCTCGGATGAAATGACTGCCGAGGACCACGAGGGCCACGGCACGCACATCGCCGGCACCATTGGCGGCATGGACAATGCGACGGACGTGGTCGGTGTCGCCCCTGGCGTGGCCATGCACTCCTTCAAGGTGCTCAACAACAACGGGTCGGCGGACGAGGCCATGACGGTCAAGGCGCTCGACGAGGTCATCGGCTTCAAGATTGCCAACCCGGCCACCCCGGTGGTGGTCAATCTCTCGCTGGGTGCCGATGTCGGCTCGACGGATCCAACCGCGCTGGACATCGCCGTGCAGGCCGCGATTGATGCCGGAGTGGTCGTGGTCGTCTCCGCCGGCAACAACGGCGTCGAGATGAGCACGGTTATGCCTGGACGTGTGCCGGGCGCCATTACCGTCGGCAGCCACGACGTGTTCAATCGCGCGAGCCAATTCTCCAACTACGGCCCGGCCGTGGACATCTACGCACCGGGAGAGACCATCCTGTCGCTGGCGCCGGGCCTGGGCGGGGAGGTCGACCTCTACCTGGCCGACGGCACCTCGATGGCCACAGGCCACGTGACCGGAGCTGCCGCCCTGCTGCTGGCCGAGGACCCCAACATGAGTCCTGCTCAGGTGCAGAACGCGCTCATCGCGACGGCCGAAGTCCGGGTTCTCGGCGCTCCTGCCGGTACCACCGACAAAGGCCTGTGGGTAGGCCAGTTGGAAATGGACGAGGTCGACGTGCCTCCATTCTTCCAGTTCGCCATCGCTTCGGGCAACTCGCTCGAGATGAACGGCGGTGTGCACATCGGTGTCGAGTCCTCCCTGTCCGCGACGATGAACGCATCGGTGTACTCCAGCGGTGACCTCAAGCTGTCTGGGCAGGGTAACCTGGTCGAAGGGTTCGGCTACCACAAGGGCAGCCTGGACGGTGCGTCCAACGCCTTTCAGCCGCGCTACAATCCCACGAACGAGCCGGTCCATGCGACTGTCGATGAAATCAACATGCCGTACCTGGTGGCCGACAACCTCGAGCCACTGGCGACGAAAGTGCACAGGGACGGCCTGATCCTGAGCGGTACGGTGTCCATGGGTACCTGCCTGGCGCCTGAGATCTGGTATGTCAACGGGTCGGTCGAGACCGAAGGGACGACAACCTTCTCTGGCTTCGGCATCATTGTCGCCACAGGCGACATCAAGATCAGCGACGATCTCTTCACGGCCATCACCGGTGAGGAGAGCCAGATCGGGCTGTATACCAACGGCAAAGTGGAGACCACCACCCGGGTAGACATCGCCGCACAGATCTTCGCCAACGGTACGCCCACATTCGAAAACGGGACACGCATTCTCGGCAACATCGTCACCCAGGGGGGTGTGGACTTCAAAGGCGACGCGGAGGTGCTGTATCGCCCCGCATCGCCGGCCCTGACCGAGCCCATCTGGCCCGTCGGCAACTGGGACGGCTCCTGCCCCGAAATCAATGACTCCGGCGAGGCACCGGATCTGAGCGTCTCCAACGTGACGGTCGATGAGGCGGTCGGCCAGGCCCGCGTGGAGCTAGGCCTTTCGTTTGCGACCTCGCAGCACGTGACGCTGGACTACTCGACGCAGGACGGTTCGGCAGAAGCCGGTCGTGACTACACGTCCAGCAACGGCACCCTGACGCTTCAGCCGGGCACGAACGCGTGGACGCTCTTTGTCCCGATTACCCAGGACAATGTGTATGAGGCCGGGTCGGAGTCCTTCACCATGGCCTTCACCAACGGGCAACACGTGAACCTGCCCGCAAACCCGATCACCGTAACGATTTCCGACGATGATCCCCTCCCCACAATCAGGGCCGAGAACGGTTCAGTGGACGAGGGAGAGCCCACCGCAGTCGCGAACATAGCGCTTTCGAATCCCAGCCAGTTCCCTGTGTCGGTGGCGTGGGAGACCCAGAGTGGCACCGCATCTTCGTCTGGCGACTATTCGCACGCCTCCGGTCAGGTGACAATCCCGGCCTATCAGACCAAAGCGCAGGTCAGCGTCGACGTGCATGAAGATTCTCAGCCGGAAGCAACTGAGACCTTCAAGATCGCTATCGCGAATCCAGAGGGTGCGTCGATGGGGTTGGCGCTCGGAACGATCACACTGAAGGACAATGAGCCGGCCATCCGGATCGGTGACCAGGCTGCCGACGAGCGCGACGGATCTGTCACACTGGACGTCACGCTTACCCGCGCCAGTCCCTACCCGGTTACGGCTGAGTTTGCGTCTTCGGACGGTACCGCCGGAACCTCGGAGTACGCTGCGGTCAGCGGAACACTGACGTTTGCACCGGGCGAGACGCACAAGAGCATTGCGACAAGTCTGACGGACAACGCCACTCCTCAGCACAACCGCACCTTCACTGTCGCACTCGGTAACGTCGCGCATGCCCACGTCGACAAAGGGCAGGCGACATTTACCATTCGTGACGACGAGCCTACTGTCTCCGTCGAAAACACCGGCAACGTGGACGAGGGTGCGGGCAGCATGACCTTTCGAGTCAAGCTGGATCGGACCGGCGCATACCCGGTCACGGTCAACTTCGCCTCCGTAGATGGAGCCACGACCGCCTCAGCTGCGGTGTCGGGGACCGACTATGATGCGGCATCCGGCCAGTTGACCTTCCAGCCCGGAGAGACCGAAAAACTCGTTGCTGTCGGGGTTCTCGACAATCAGCTGGTTCAGCCGGACCGTCAGCTCACGCTTGCCCTGTCGGGTGCGCAGAATGCCCACACGGGTTCCATGTCGGCAAGCGGCACGATCTACGACAACGAGCCGCGTGTTTCGATCCACGATGCCTCGGCGGTCGAAGGTGCAGGCACCATGGTCTTCCAGGTGCAGCTGAACAACCCGAGCACGCAGCCCGTGACGGTTGCTTACTCTACGCAGAGCGCCACCGCCACGTCAGGAGCCGACTTTGTCGCGGCCTCCTCTTCGATGACGATTCCGACCGGTCAAACCTCCGGCACGGTGTCAATCGGTCTGCTGGATGACGACGACTATGAGGGCGATGAGGTCTTTGCGGTGATCATCGACAGTGCCACGGGCGCCGGCGTCGACGACAACGCAGCGGCGGGCCAGATCCAGGACAACGATGCGCCTCCGGCCCCGCCTGCTCCCCCGACCACCTCTGTTCAGGTGCTGGACACGTTCGCTGCCACCGCCTTTGGCGGCAACGACGGCAGCAACAACTGGGCCTCCGACTGGGAGGAAATCGGCGAGAGCGATGGTGTCTCCAGCGGCAGGGTACGAGTCGTGTCGTCCGGTAACTGCCAAAGCGGCAGCTGCGCCCGTCTCTATTCCAGATGGGGCAACAACCGGGGCCTGGAGCGCACTGCAGACCTCGCTGGAACGAGTTCCGCCACCCTGACGCTCTATGCCAACAAGCACAAATATAGAGGCCAGGCCGCGCTTCAAGTCTCGAACGGCGGCGGCTGGCACACGCTGAGCACCTTCGATTCGACGGGCGACCTCTCCTTCGATATCACGAGTTACATCTCGGGCTCCACCAAGGTGCGGGTTATCCAGACTGCCAACGGCAGCGGGGGTTACCTCTACATCGACAACGTGGAGATCACCGCGAACTGA
- a CDS encoding HTTM domain-containing protein, whose amino-acid sequence MIALQEKSSSLQARLRKEVGRFRARLSRPMDAAPLVWFRFVFGAIMVWEVYRYWSKGWIERYYIQPWMNFKFQGFGWVEVLPEPWIWMYFAAMAVLAAAVAVGLAYRIAMPLFAAGFCYWFLLEQANYLNHFYLISLVSLLLVFVPAHRYGSVDARISPEIRSRWVPTWSVWAIRFQLGVAYAFGGIAKLNGDWLTGRPMNDWLQGTGDTWLIGPFLEAPLAPLLISWGGLLFDVLIVPALLWKRTRIPAVLAVTAFHLTNSAIFSIGIFPWLMLAATPVFFDTPWRRVRPSEIVKPATLRTMPAAGFAAALAFVAWQLLMPMRHHLYPGNVSWTEEGHNFSWHMKLRDKNGEIGFTARDPETGQYWRIDPEHFLSSRQLRKMTTRPHLIMQFARAIEPELLRELELADVEIYGAASVSLNGRPRTALIDPNADLTSVRWGLRASEWVLPLEQPSVAGR is encoded by the coding sequence GTGATCGCTCTACAGGAAAAGAGTTCCAGTCTTCAGGCCCGCCTCCGCAAGGAGGTGGGCCGTTTTCGTGCGCGCTTGTCCCGACCCATGGATGCAGCGCCGTTGGTGTGGTTTCGATTTGTCTTCGGGGCCATCATGGTTTGGGAGGTATACCGGTACTGGTCCAAGGGGTGGATCGAGCGGTACTACATCCAGCCCTGGATGAACTTCAAGTTTCAGGGTTTTGGTTGGGTAGAAGTTCTCCCCGAGCCCTGGATCTGGATGTACTTCGCGGCGATGGCTGTACTGGCCGCCGCCGTCGCAGTCGGACTGGCGTATCGGATTGCGATGCCGCTGTTTGCGGCAGGGTTCTGCTACTGGTTCCTGCTGGAACAGGCCAACTACCTGAACCACTTCTACCTGATTTCGCTGGTCAGCCTGCTCTTGGTATTTGTGCCGGCCCACCGCTACGGCAGCGTTGATGCCCGAATAAGCCCGGAAATCCGGTCACGCTGGGTGCCGACGTGGAGTGTTTGGGCCATTAGGTTCCAGCTGGGAGTGGCCTATGCTTTTGGTGGCATTGCCAAACTGAATGGAGACTGGCTCACCGGCAGGCCGATGAACGACTGGTTGCAGGGCACGGGCGACACCTGGCTAATCGGCCCCTTCCTTGAGGCCCCGCTGGCACCACTGCTCATCTCCTGGGGAGGACTGTTGTTCGATGTGCTGATTGTGCCGGCCCTCCTGTGGAAGCGTACCCGAATTCCGGCGGTGCTTGCCGTGACGGCATTCCATCTGACGAACTCGGCCATCTTCTCCATCGGCATCTTTCCCTGGCTGATGTTGGCGGCAACGCCCGTCTTCTTCGATACGCCCTGGCGTCGTGTCAGGCCATCGGAGATCGTAAAGCCGGCGACTCTCAGGACCATGCCCGCGGCGGGCTTCGCGGCCGCCCTGGCGTTTGTCGCCTGGCAGCTGCTCATGCCCATGCGCCACCACCTGTATCCAGGAAACGTGAGCTGGACGGAAGAGGGCCACAATTTTTCGTGGCATATGAAGCTGCGGGACAAGAATGGCGAGATCGGTTTCACAGCGCGGGACCCGGAAACCGGTCAGTACTGGCGAATAGACCCGGAGCACTTCCTGAGTAGCCGACAGCTCCGCAAGATGACTACTCGGCCACACCTGATCATGCAGTTTGCACGCGCGATCGAACCGGAGTTGCTGCGGGAGCTCGAACTCGCGGACGTCGAGATCTACGGAGCCGCTTCTGTCTCTCTGAATGGTCGCCCCCGAACCGCGCTCATCGATCCCAACGCAGATCTTACCAGTGTTCGATGGGGCCTGAGAGCTTCCGAGTGGGTGTTGCCCCTGGAACAGCCTTCTGTCGCAGGCCGCTGA
- the tadA gene encoding Flp pilus assembly complex ATPase component TadA — MFRDLPEPRFSVADSPGGRPRTAREARAMMARLHAEQNGAAVPEPPAPAPRKKNTASLRGQFAHEVPMVIREIAEKIPYQFLGEDRVLYVVEQIQRVSAAERQAMREFFYRVMRHMLTLGASDIDLGGASSRGSIWLRIHGDKRPVHQFGMFNPDEFTVLITNLLNDKNRSVLQERRAADFSFSLPIEGDRKVRFRATVYYEMEDIALNMRAITDTVRPLKTLEFHPVIERSLMFRHVRDGLTIISGVTGSGKSTTLDAVVDANNKDFPGHIVILGQPIEYMHMSQKCIVRHREVGRDVNSFKEGITQSLRQDPDIVVIGEMRDPQTISSTLEITDSGHKVFTTLHTSSAVESIDRIIAEYPTDEQNRVRNRLADVLRCVIAQKLAPRHGGGRILVKEVLWLDSSARAAIKGDNVGEIYQMMWEGGNQGMITLEQDLYRLVKQGQITVETAVNYANNKKRLNQLLRR, encoded by the coding sequence ATGTTCAGAGACCTACCTGAACCTCGATTCTCGGTGGCCGACTCGCCAGGAGGCCGCCCCCGTACCGCGCGCGAAGCCCGGGCCATGATGGCTCGGTTGCACGCGGAGCAGAACGGCGCGGCCGTGCCCGAACCGCCTGCGCCGGCCCCGCGCAAGAAGAACACGGCATCCCTGCGCGGACAGTTCGCGCATGAGGTCCCGATGGTGATTCGGGAGATCGCTGAGAAGATCCCCTATCAGTTTCTCGGGGAAGACCGGGTGCTCTACGTCGTGGAGCAGATCCAGCGCGTGTCAGCCGCCGAACGGCAGGCCATGCGGGAGTTTTTCTACCGGGTGATGCGGCACATGCTGACGCTGGGCGCCAGCGACATCGACCTGGGCGGCGCATCGTCACGCGGATCGATCTGGCTCCGCATCCACGGCGACAAGCGGCCGGTGCATCAGTTCGGCATGTTCAACCCCGATGAGTTCACCGTGCTCATCACGAACCTGCTGAATGACAAGAACCGCAGCGTGCTTCAGGAGCGCCGAGCGGCCGATTTCTCATTCTCCCTGCCCATCGAAGGGGATCGAAAGGTCCGGTTTCGTGCCACCGTGTATTACGAGATGGAGGACATCGCGCTGAACATGCGCGCCATCACCGACACGGTTCGGCCACTCAAGACGTTGGAGTTTCATCCCGTGATCGAGCGGAGCCTCATGTTCCGGCATGTGCGCGATGGACTGACCATCATCTCCGGCGTGACCGGCTCGGGCAAGAGTACGACGCTGGATGCCGTCGTCGACGCAAACAACAAGGACTTTCCCGGCCACATCGTCATTCTCGGTCAGCCGATCGAGTACATGCACATGTCGCAGAAGTGCATCGTACGCCACCGGGAAGTCGGACGGGATGTGAACTCGTTCAAGGAAGGCATCACCCAGTCCCTGCGTCAGGACCCGGACATTGTGGTGATCGGCGAGATGCGCGATCCGCAGACCATCTCCTCGACCCTGGAGATCACGGACTCCGGTCACAAGGTCTTTACCACGCTGCACACGTCGTCCGCCGTCGAGTCCATCGACCGAATCATTGCGGAATACCCGACCGATGAGCAGAATCGTGTTCGCAACCGCCTGGCGGACGTGCTCCGCTGCGTGATTGCACAAAAACTCGCGCCCCGTCACGGTGGCGGCCGCATCCTGGTCAAGGAAGTGCTGTGGCTGGACTCTTCGGCTCGAGCCGCCATCAAGGGCGACAACGTCGGCGAGATCTACCAGATGATGTGGGAGGGAGGCAATCAGGGCATGATCACCCTGGAGCAGGACCTCTACCGCCTGGTCAAGCAGGGTCAGATCACGGTCGAGACCGCAGTGAACTACGCCAACAACAAGAAGCGGCTGAATCAGCTGCTCCGACGGTAA
- a CDS encoding type II and III secretion system protein — MNRTRILTLFLVALVGAGSVQAQRVPQRALRTYIPPDQLVSFLPSTPMNTFLELVNPIFTRITGKEVIDPDGLSDAIGISISSMHFLDATEMVLAYNGFYLRETEQYFMVEPDPSTLPDPAADLAAQLNLDPTTGLPAAAGPASLATKQVRISAVLFELNHTKARDSGINWSVIFGEASAAAAAGGGGGSQGGGGASQGLSFQLKTDELFEPLKNVLVAPTSVDVKDLKRLIQLAEASGVGETVASPEVTVQSGQKGNIQIGQDVPIQKLDFSGNTVIELLQTGIIIDVTPTIITEMTPDSVAVDIVHMDVSVEKSSSRPSAAGPIIDRSQAGTQIVSLDGEQVLIGGLYSTDETISRRGVPVLKDLPGWFLGLKYLFSRSQTTVTQKELLMVLQADIVQPLLSRVGQPYQDNLLERRRQDVQDALRRFNEQIQEQAAKPEKYKRSGATQQN; from the coding sequence ATGAACCGTACCCGCATTCTTACGCTCTTTCTGGTCGCCCTCGTGGGCGCTGGCTCGGTGCAGGCCCAGCGTGTGCCGCAGCGCGCCCTGAGGACCTACATCCCGCCGGATCAGCTGGTGAGCTTTCTGCCCTCCACGCCGATGAACACGTTTCTCGAGCTGGTCAATCCCATCTTCACCCGGATTACCGGCAAGGAGGTAATCGACCCGGATGGACTGAGCGACGCCATCGGTATCTCGATCTCGAGCATGCATTTCCTGGACGCGACGGAAATGGTTCTGGCGTACAACGGGTTCTACCTGCGCGAAACCGAGCAGTACTTCATGGTGGAGCCAGATCCGTCCACACTGCCTGATCCTGCGGCGGACCTCGCCGCGCAGCTCAATCTGGACCCGACGACCGGGCTACCTGCTGCAGCCGGCCCGGCCAGCCTGGCCACCAAGCAGGTGCGCATCAGCGCGGTGCTCTTCGAACTCAACCACACGAAGGCCAGAGACTCCGGCATCAACTGGAGCGTGATCTTCGGTGAGGCCAGCGCAGCAGCCGCCGCGGGTGGTGGTGGAGGCAGCCAGGGTGGCGGTGGCGCCAGCCAGGGCCTTTCGTTCCAGTTGAAAACGGACGAGCTCTTCGAGCCCCTGAAGAACGTGCTCGTCGCGCCGACATCCGTGGATGTCAAGGACCTTAAGAGACTCATTCAGCTGGCCGAGGCCTCCGGCGTCGGCGAGACCGTCGCCAGTCCCGAGGTGACCGTGCAGTCCGGTCAGAAGGGCAACATCCAGATCGGCCAGGACGTGCCGATTCAGAAGCTCGACTTCTCGGGCAACACCGTGATCGAGCTTCTCCAGACCGGTATCATTATCGACGTGACACCGACGATCATCACCGAAATGACGCCGGATTCCGTGGCCGTGGACATCGTACACATGGATGTCAGCGTGGAGAAGTCGTCCAGCCGACCCTCTGCTGCCGGGCCCATCATCGACCGCAGCCAGGCCGGCACTCAGATCGTGTCGCTGGACGGCGAGCAGGTGCTGATTGGTGGCCTCTACAGCACCGATGAGACCATATCGCGCCGGGGCGTGCCGGTCCTCAAGGACCTGCCCGGCTGGTTCCTGGGTCTCAAATACCTCTTTTCCCGCTCGCAGACCACCGTCACGCAGAAGGAACTGTTGATGGTGCTGCAGGCAGACATTGTTCAGCCGCTGCTCAGCCGCGTCGGCCAGCCCTATCAGGACAATCTGCTGGAACGGCGGCGCCAGGACGTGCAGGATGCCCTGCGACGGTTCAACGAACAGATTCAGGAGCAGGCAGCCAAGCCCGAGAAGTACAAGCGGAGCGGCGCCACACAACAAAACTGA
- a CDS encoding M28 family peptidase translates to MVASCLLLGCSSATTVQDAGEPTGLSASLIRAHVSRLNAEDMAGRRTATLGYAAAADYVAGRLRASGVQPVHPGEYRHLTYDAVNHASGVLLRSLGPDSTVWDTDRDLLPDPRTASVSMRAASVRRIPGSGRISAALPSQIAIVDSVLSTGRAIDLAAAGFEAVLIQRHPTSGRASMQLPLAAIQVAPDRLSRILDRIGRVPEGLERLEIRVEADHDSGAGFIHVVGMLAGWHPASRDRAVLVAAQLDSGGFLAGVAMPDPGRSGLEAAALLEVARVMAAERQRGAGNARTVVFAWFAGGAQGDAGLRSFLRHPPWPLDAVDAVILAGAFDEVAGLEGVRRLVAPDIAMRPTPDAWGRAGLELADRIQREVEVAARSSEEKTLIAPR, encoded by the coding sequence ATGGTCGCCAGCTGCCTTTTGCTGGGCTGTTCTTCTGCGACCACCGTGCAGGACGCGGGAGAACCGACGGGTCTCTCCGCCAGTCTGATCCGCGCCCACGTCAGTCGACTGAACGCGGAAGATATGGCCGGGAGGCGCACCGCGACGCTGGGTTATGCTGCGGCCGCGGACTATGTGGCCGGTCGGTTGCGTGCGTCCGGTGTGCAGCCCGTTCATCCCGGCGAATACCGCCATCTGACCTACGACGCCGTGAATCACGCTTCCGGCGTTCTGCTACGTTCCCTGGGGCCGGACTCGACCGTATGGGATACGGACCGCGACCTCCTGCCGGATCCCCGCACGGCATCGGTATCGATGCGCGCCGCCTCCGTGCGGAGGATTCCGGGATCGGGCCGCATATCGGCAGCGCTGCCGTCCCAGATTGCCATTGTGGACTCCGTGCTCAGTACCGGCCGCGCCATCGATCTCGCTGCCGCCGGTTTTGAGGCGGTACTGATTCAGCGGCATCCGACCAGCGGCCGCGCATCCATGCAGTTGCCCCTCGCGGCGATCCAGGTAGCTCCGGACAGGTTATCCCGCATTCTGGATCGCATCGGTCGCGTCCCGGAGGGCCTTGAGCGCCTGGAGATTCGTGTGGAAGCCGATCACGATTCCGGCGCAGGCTTCATCCACGTGGTCGGCATGCTGGCCGGGTGGCACCCCGCCTCGCGCGACCGCGCGGTGCTCGTGGCGGCGCAGCTGGATTCGGGTGGATTCCTGGCCGGTGTGGCCATGCCGGATCCCGGTCGTTCCGGGCTGGAGGCCGCCGCGTTGCTGGAGGTCGCTCGGGTCATGGCAGCCGAGAGGCAGCGCGGTGCGGGCAATGCACGCACGGTGGTCTTCGCCTGGTTTGCAGGAGGGGCGCAGGGCGATGCGGGGCTGCGCTCATTCCTTCGCCATCCGCCCTGGCCGCTGGATGCGGTTGACGCGGTCATCCTGGCAGGGGCCTTTGACGAGGTGGCGGGCCTTGAGGGCGTGCGTCGTCTGGTCGCCCCTGATATTGCGATGCGGCCTACTCCGGACGCCTGGGGGCGGGCAGGACTTGAACTGGCCGACAGGATTCAGAGGGAGGTCGAGGTGGCCGCACGGTCCAGTGAGGAAAAAACGCTGATCGCCCCCCGATAA
- a CDS encoding outer membrane beta-barrel protein, whose translation MKRFLVMALFCLPLAIAHAQTTARMLIGMSGYTMVGEPELDVEPVFRLAGGGGIQYELTPNLGLRGELRYTIQGGRFSGTIPGNDRQPIPVDATFDLTYLEVPFMVVGGLDILRATRIEVGAGPAIAIKVDTRNTFSAETGPEIGQGVDAPPNYKGWTAMFDVMFPVRGERVLLGLRLWRATSSAGLEETVPGSEDLRTAGVTLVSGVSF comes from the coding sequence ATGAAACGATTCCTCGTGATGGCCCTGTTCTGTCTGCCCCTGGCCATAGCCCATGCGCAGACGACCGCCCGCATGCTCATCGGCATGTCTGGATATACGATGGTGGGTGAGCCCGAACTCGATGTCGAGCCGGTGTTCAGACTTGCGGGTGGCGGCGGCATCCAGTATGAGCTGACTCCCAACCTCGGCCTGCGCGGAGAATTGCGCTACACGATCCAGGGCGGACGATTCAGCGGCACGATCCCGGGAAACGACAGGCAGCCCATTCCGGTCGATGCGACCTTCGATCTGACCTACCTCGAGGTCCCCTTCATGGTGGTCGGCGGCCTGGATATCCTGCGTGCGACCCGGATTGAGGTTGGCGCCGGTCCGGCCATTGCAATCAAGGTGGACACACGGAACACCTTCTCAGCCGAGACCGGGCCGGAGATTGGCCAGGGCGTCGATGCGCCACCGAATTACAAGGGCTGGACCGCCATGTTCGACGTGATGTTTCCGGTCCGTGGCGAGCGGGTTCTGCTGGGCTTGCGACTCTGGCGGGCCACATCGTCTGCCGGGCTAGAAGAAACCGTGCCCGGATCCGAGGATCTGCGCACCGCGGGCGTGACGCTGGTATCGGGGGTTTCCTTCTGA
- a CDS encoding 1-acyl-sn-glycerol-3-phosphate acyltransferase, translating into MQTVEPKARPLKASIWTRLHYLWSSFWAVLATVLCATGYLISQLLRPTTNVFSWWASTWGRLMFFFSGVRLVLEDRNGSLGQGPCVIMANHQNGLDIPAVAAALPVAFGFVAKAELERMPFLGHALKHSPSVFVDQSDPRRSLASIKTAGEHIRGGSSVLIFPEGQRSYTGHLHAFRKGGFVLAVEAGVPIVPVTIVDAASVFDESRWLSRPGTVRIVAHPAMSLADRTRRDIPELMRLARESIARDLPPEWRNPPEDSPVLGA; encoded by the coding sequence GTGCAAACCGTCGAACCCAAAGCGAGGCCGCTGAAGGCCAGTATCTGGACGAGGCTCCACTACCTGTGGTCTTCGTTCTGGGCCGTCCTGGCGACCGTTCTGTGCGCCACCGGCTACCTGATCAGCCAACTCCTGCGACCGACCACCAACGTCTTCAGCTGGTGGGCAAGCACCTGGGGCCGACTGATGTTCTTCTTCTCGGGCGTGCGCCTGGTGCTGGAGGACCGCAACGGATCCCTGGGACAGGGTCCCTGCGTGATTATGGCCAATCACCAGAACGGCCTGGACATTCCGGCTGTGGCGGCGGCGCTTCCGGTTGCCTTCGGCTTCGTGGCCAAGGCAGAGCTTGAGAGAATGCCATTTCTGGGACATGCGCTGAAGCATTCTCCAAGCGTCTTTGTGGACCAGTCGGACCCGAGACGCAGCCTCGCCTCCATCAAGACCGCCGGCGAACACATCCGGGGAGGCAGCAGCGTGCTCATCTTTCCGGAGGGACAGCGCTCGTACACCGGCCACCTGCATGCTTTCCGCAAGGGCGGATTTGTCCTGGCGGTCGAGGCCGGGGTGCCGATCGTTCCCGTTACGATTGTCGATGCGGCCTCCGTGTTCGACGAAAGCCGCTGGCTGAGCAGGCCCGGCACGGTTCGAATAGTGGCCCATCCCGCGATGTCTCTGGCAGATCGCACCCGTCGCGACATTCCGGAGCTCATGAGGCTCGCCAGAGAGTCCATCGCCCGTGATCTACCTCCGGAATGGAGGAACCCGCCCGAAGACAGCCCGGTACTCGGCGCCTGA